The genomic interval GAAAGCTGTCTGGAGAGCAAATAAATGTAAGCAGAACCAGGGATGAATTATTGCCCCTCGGTGCAGGAAAGGAGTGCAGTGTCTGCCTGATTTGTTGGTTATTTTAGAGCTTTTGTTAACTGCTTGAGCAAATCTTTCATCatcaaatgcatgaaaaaaagatTATCATTATCATCCAGATAAGGAAGTCAGCAAGAAAGAGTGTTATGTTTTTGCTAACTGCAAAAACCATAAAAGCCTTTTACAAGGAaagtctgtgctttttttttttttttaattgctcacaggaaaagaggaagaccacagagaaggttcatggatttagtgaaggaggacatgcagagggctggtgtgacagaggaggatgcgagggccagggtgagatggaggcagatgagccGCTGTGGCAACCCCAAAAGGGAGCggcagaaagaagaagaaaataaacttttaaaaaagcataaatCATATTAAAATTAGGTGTTGCATTGAAGAACTTGACACAGCCCGGTGGCAAGGCTGTCTCAGCTGTTTCCGTCTCATGTAAAGTTTATTCTATACTAACTCCTGAATACTGAAATTGTGGCTCTCTGGGCACCATACCATCATCTGCATAACTCCTTCATAACTCCTTCTTCTTGTCCCTGATGAGATTCTTTATGTTTCTGCATTGCTGTATAATTTGGGGCTGTTTGTTCATGCTGGTACTGTGTGATATATCTAAAGCACCTAAAACATTTGCACAGTGCTCTATCAGACGATACTGCACTGTATTTGTACAACAGTTCTGACGCTGCAAGTTCaattttttgacatttgacGTGTCTCATGatgacaacagcagcagcatcatgcGTTGTTGTTTTGACcagttattacagtaattttatTATTGAAGCTTActtgttcattaaaaaaagtgaCACCAACTTGGTTGGTACATGGGCTGGTTCCCAGCTATGTTAGtgagatttatttttacaactCTCCCATAGTTAGGGGTCCATAGACTGAGAccttcactgtttctgtgtaGAGAAGAGAAGAGTGTCTTTCTAATTTTCctacttttatttatgtatttatcttTATTGCCGAACCACTTAGTAATCTTGTGATAAGAGGCAAATGCCCATCATAAATTGAAACATGGTAACATTTCAATGGATGTTGCACAGAGCATCTGTAAAGTTTCCCCttaagaattattatttttcgAACTTGTATGTGGCATAACCACACGTATGCCTACAGTATAAAGTGTGTCAACTAGCCTTTATGTGTAGTCAATATTGTGCCACTTTGATGTTTAAATTCCTACTGCCTGTGAACGCAACCCTAGCTCGTTCTCTTAGCGGTATATTTGGATTGGACGGATTATTAGCTCAAGAAAATGGGTGACGACTTGGGTGACGAGTGGTGGAAACACGAGGACAAATCAGGTATTTGGCTTAACCCTTGTGTAGTGGATTTCGCTTGGTGTAATGGAGGTTTTGCTGTATTCTAAGGAAACACGACGCTAGCTCGTAGCTGTTTCGAGAACTATCGGCTTTAGCAAGCTAACGGTAGCTAGCAGCCAACACTGAGTTGCTGTTAACTTCAGCGACATTCATGCAACACTGAACACAAGTCCTCGTAGCGACAAGTGTAAATACAAAGCAGTGATATGCTTGCGTGTGGCTTACTTCTGGTTTGTTGTTGCCTTAGTAGCAATAGTTATGAGCAGAAGGTGTTTTAACACgtgtttttcccccctctgtgtATATGCGGGTCGCCACAGAAAACAGGTTATGATACCGATAAAGTTGCTCTATATTGCCTGTCTGGCCCTGCGCTTTTCTTCAACTTCGGCGTTAACTGTCTTCACCCTTAGGTTTAGGCATTCAGCGTGCTGCACCCACGTTTTTCTCCACATATCAACACAGGAAGTTCCCCGCGGGTGCTTCTGGAGCAGCTTCATGCGCTCTGCATACCAAAAGAGGGCAGTCGCGTCGTTCTATGATGAGTGACCTGGTTGTGTATGAACATAATTGTGTATTTTTGAGACTCgaatatgtatttttatatatcattcgtgttttctgccttttgttgttTCTAGGCATACACGTAGAAGCGAAACACAGCATGCCGAGTTTTAGTGCGTCAGTAAAATATGTTGAATTAAACTTCACCAGCCTCTACAACATTATGTGAAACATACTTTATATATTTGACCCCTGTTATTAGTCTGTCAGTAAACTGTTCTTTAATACCATATAGCTACTCGCATTGCTCAAAACTAATaaacacctgtgtttacagattAGCAGCAGCTTTTAATTGATGCATTTTAAtaggcttttcttttttctatacTAGAGAGGAAATTATTTTGCCAGAGTCGCCACATTTTATGGCAAGCACCAAGCGAGTTGTCTGTTGCATGACCTAGTGTATGCTTATGTCATACATATATTTGACTCAGATGTTAATTTATTAGAGTTTGCTCATGTGTTTATTACAGTTTCCTCTTGGACATCTGTGTAAAATCTGTATTCTTTCATAAAACTTTGAATTTATTCATGATGAAAGTTATGACCGGGAGGCAAGAAGGTTTCTGGTTTGAACCTGCTGGCCGGCTGTGGTTCTGTGTGTAAGTTGCCTGtgcttcgtgtgtgtgtgtgtgtgtgtgtgtgtaatgagcCGTGATCATCTTGAAATGCTTCAgaagaaatgtattttctgCACAGGTGTTACTCTCAAACCTTTCATGTTATTACTTATGTAAACCCCTGTATGTTTTATATCCAGGGATTTGCGCAGCTCTTTCTTTTTGTAGGTTTGCCCCTGGCATAACCGTCCTTACGTGCGTTCATATCACAGAGCCGCTTGACAGCAATGGCTGCAAGGCTGACAGAGAATTGACAGGGTTGAAAAGGAGAGCTGAAGTCTGTTTGACGGAGGATGGGATCGACTTTGAAGTCTTAAGAATAAAGCAGCAATTTGCAAGAAGcagtatgactttttttttttttttttgatgatgtgTCTCGTGGCCAAATTCTCAAACCAATAATAAAGATTCTCACGAGAGCCTCTGCCAGGTTGCATATTAATATTTCTCTGCAACTGTTGTTATGTGCACACTCCTTGTAGGCTCACTGCCAGCGTCTCTCCCCAACAGGACATGCAGTGGTCCCCCAGTGTTGTCAGCTAGTTTCCTATTTAGATGGCACAGCTCATCGTGACTTTGGTAACTAGCTTTAATTTACTGAAGTGTCTCAGGCCATTTATTTCTGCCACACTGTGTAACTGTTCATTTTGTGATGTTGCACTTAAAAATATCTAATAACTGTTGTGTTCACCATGAAGGCTGTCATTATGGTTTCATTATTTAAAGGAATTGGATTAAATTACATTGCAGATAACAAATCGATTGCTGTTGTTTACCTTGTATCTTTTTCCAGACTTACTGAGATCTTGCAGAAGTTATCACTGTACCTCATCTGTAAGGATTATCTGTGTTATTTTGGAAGCCAAggaaactgtattttttccaaGATAAACAATAATTTCTTATTCCTGTGCATATCCTTCTTTCATAAAtccttttattttccattactttttgcaacagtacactttttttttttttttttttttttttttttgtattctggATATTTCTCCTTCCTCTGCGTTCATTACAATGTGGTTTACACATCTTAAAATCAACTGAAATAGGTATCTTTCCAACAACAGAATTATTGTGTAGTTGCACTAATCACTTAAGTGAAAACTTATAAAAAGACTAGTTTTGGTTctcattttttcatgtttcatctTCATTATACTGCCTGCAGAATCATAAAGCAAGCAAATCCACACATCAGTGTATGGCTTACCTGTGGTGAAACGATGCCTCAAAAatggtctttttcttttttttttaaatttaaatctatAAATTGGGATGTTTGCCTGGCAGGAGAAGATTACACTGCATACTCTGGGGTGCTTGATTGTTTTCACAGTACATGAGGCAAATCAGTGGAAATGGATCTATTAGACCATTTTAAAGGATTTAATTGCATTGCTTGTCAGTTTGAAATGAGTTAAACCTTAATAATGGCAAAGTTCATATTTACTAAAAAGTATATTAATGGTCTGTTCACCATTAAACCTGGACAGCCCTTCCACTATCAAGTGTTCCAAGTTTCATTgcattagggggaaaaaaacttcaGTCTAATCCAGCTCAGCAAATgtataaagctttttttttctcccagtaATTCATCAAACATCAAAGCAGTGTTTTGCACTCACTTTTTTGCCAAAtccagctgttttgcatttaaacTGGCAAGCAACCCAGTTCCTCTGAAAAGTATTAGATATGAATgcatagaaaacaaaacaacttttaatgaacaggaaaaaaacattaatgaaaCAGTGATGTCTCATTTATGTATTAGACAGACACTTGACATACAATGAAAGGTTGTTAAAGCCAATAAATTTCAAGACACTAATCAGATAAAGTAAGCTTTACAAACAGATGTGATGAAACATTCagatacatcttttttttttttttctttttcatttacagaattgttttttgttgtttaaaataATGACTGAGGACATAATTTTcagaatacatacatatattttaCCTAATCGCCAAGGCCACTTCCTGTAACATTTGAGAATTATGATCCTGGAGAGTTAGCAGGGGATATAGTGATGCTACTTGTAATCTTTCCAACACCTTTTACATGACAGCCATTAGTGAGTACTTGAGTTCTTTGCTCATGTCGAACATAGTATGGCCCAATGGGCTGTGGGAAGTTGTGGGTCATGCCGTGCCGAGGCTGGATGTATGGACTCCCCAGATGGATGTGGATCTTACTGTCTTCAGTTGTGATGATACTGGGACTTGTGTCAGGGGTGCTGGACCTCTGATGGTGCCAGCCATTCTGCTGCTCGGGTATCTTGCAGAAGATGGTCTGATCCGTAACTTCTGTTGGCTCTGGAGAACAACTCCTGACTGTTACGATCTGAATAGGAGAGGAGTTGTGATCCGGTGTGACAGAGCGTGAGGAATTTGGACTTAACACCAGAGACATGGGCGCTCCATTAAGTGGGGAGACGGCACGGTCGGGGCTGGAAGTGGGGGTCTTAGGATTCTGGATGATGGTGATTCTCTGCTTAGGTGAAGCTCCACTCGTCGGGATGACAGCTGTGCTGGTGTAGGATGTCGCTGTGTCTCCAGTGGGGCAGCTAATCTCGAGTGTGGACGTGTTGAGGATATGATGTGGTGTTACTTTGATGTGCAATGGCTgacctggtgtgtgtgttaacatcaTCACTTCTCCATTAACTGTTGGGTGCATATCTGTTCCTGAATGGCTGCTGTCCTGGCTTAGGTTATTATTTGTACTGTTCCAGCTGTTAAGGCTGCTGACAGGAGAGCTCCTTCTGTTTATGATCTCTATGTTATGGTTTGGATCTGTGTCACTATTTGGTTCATCAAGTCTCTTGCTGTGCCTCCGATAGTCCGGAAGAAGGCTCTGTGCAGGTTCAGTTTGCACCTCTCTGGTGGTCTGATCACGGACTGCAATATGTTTGTTGGCACCAAGACTGTTGATTTGTCTATACCTGTCTAGCTCAGCAGTAAGTTCTTTCATCTCTCTCGCCAGCTCTTTGTTCTTGGCTTCTTGCTGGCTCAGTTTGCTCTGCAATGCGGACTGATCCACTTGCATCCGGCAGATGGATTCCTCTGTTCCCATCAGCttctggagtttttccttcaggcTATCTACTTCTCTGGTTAAGAGTCTGGATTTAACCTGCTCTTTCTGAAGACGGCAAAGGAGAAGGTGCTCCTGGTTGACCTCCTGCTTCTCTGCCTGCTCGTACCTTGAAAGCTCCCTCTTTGCCACTTCCAGCTCCTCTGTAAGAGCTTGGGTCCTCCTGTGTTCCTCATGGAACCTCTTTTCGAGGGACTCAAAGTCCTCTTCCAATTTCATTAGTTCTCCCTCCAACATCTCTTTATCCTGGAGTCTCTTTTGTAGCTTTTCTAGCTCACGGGTCAGTTCTTTAACTTTGTTGTCCTCTGTTTGGCAGTAATAGGCAGTGTTATTTGGTATAGAGGTGAATGAgtatttctcctctttttctttcctgttttccaAGACCTGTAACTTTTTCTTCATTATAGTTACTTTATTCTGTAGCTCTCTGTTCCTTTCCTCTTCTTTGTTTAGTCTGTCTTGGAGATGATCCTTTTCTTTTACTATGCCCTTTATCTTTTCTTCCAAGTCCACTTGAGACCTCATTGCCTGCAGCCTGTCCTCTCTCAGCTTCTCTGTCAATGTTGCCAAATTGCTATGTTCATTTCTTTTGCCCTCCTTCCTATGTAGCTTTTCCTCAGCCTGTCGGAGCTTCTCAGCCATAGCCTTTCTGTCATCTACCAAAGCTACAGTCAGTGACCTCAGCTTGCCAAGGTCCTGTCTGACGACCATTTCACTCTTTTCCAGTCGGCTCTCAGCAGCCTCTAGTTCTCTTATCTTTCGCCTTAGAGTATCAAGCTCATCAGAAAGCATTTTGTTAACCTGTCTCTCTTGCTCCAAGCTGTGTTTTAGGATGCTGCAGTCCTGTTTGCTCTTACCTAAAGCCTCCTCCATCCTGTCTAGTTCACTAATTCTGCCATTGAGCTTATCCACTTCAGCTTTTAGACTCCGGCAGTTGCTGGTCTCCTTTGCTAGTCTGTTGTCCAGGTCTCGACATTGGTCCGCCATGCGTATCAGCTCCTCATCTTTCCCCTCCATTTGCACCACCCTTCTCCTCAGTACTTCCACCTCTGACAGCAGGCTTAGGGCTGTCATGGTGTTCTGGCTTTGGTGGAAGATGGAAAGTTGATTGTGGTGCTCAACCCCAATATGCAGAGATTTCAGTTCCTCCTCCACCTTTGCTCTCGGTTTAGAAGCACTAACACTCTGCTCGATCTGGTCAGTGATAGCCGTCAGTTCTTTGGTACAGCGTTTCTGCTCCTCCAGCAGCTTGCTCAGTCTCTGTTGCTCCTTTACAACCAGCAGTGCAAAACCCTTCAGCTTGGCCAACTCCTTTTTTAGAATGGATACgtctctttcatttttcttctctttaattTCCTGGTACTCTCTCTCCTTTACAAGCAAGAGCTTGAGTCTGCAGAAGAAAAGAATTGAAACTTATGTTAAACAGAATGATGTGGCCAGGTTTTATTGTGTAACTAACTCATTTCTTCCCCCCCCAAGGACACTTTTTGTGTTTACAGCTAACCTCTTGAACTCACATAATGTCCTAAGTTGTGTATTTCAagaataaacatttattttggtgTTCAGAAGAATCTGAATAACAGTTTCTGATCCACTCATCCTTTGCTTCTGGGGAAATCtgctttcctttgttttgtttttttttgcttgcacATCTGTATATGCCCATGAAATGTACAACACGAGAACATGTggatatttctgtgtttttgtgcatttctttcTAGGCAGCAGCCATTCTCTGGGATGTTTTGACTCACATGGCAGATGGTCCCTTGGCAGGGAGTATTTGTTAATTAACAAGTATCCCTACCCTTGAGTACCCTCGGTGCTGTATCCAATCACACTCCTGTGCACCTCAAATGCAAACCCCATTCTAAGCTAGGAGAGTCAGGAATTCCCCTCTGTTCTTAAAGTAATTACAGACTGGCTACTTTTACCGAGTGCTGTCACTCCTCACTTTACCCCAGATGCACACCAGCTACGTACAAACGCATTAATTCACACTGTATATTTTGCCATCTTGCTGCATGAGGCGTATACTCCAAGGTGAGCTGTCACTAGTGTATTTTTACTATTTGGAGAGTTTGGACTTTTTGTaccatgttgttgttgttgcacacTAGAGGTGTCCCAACAATTCTCATagcagaattttattttttaaaaagcaccaatGAAAACAGTGACAGTGTAGTGCTGACATTTAGCTATACCTGTACATATTTCCATAGCCTTTATATTGTCTTTagactgattgttttttttgtttttttttcctcgttgTTTTAATGTTGGGCTGCTAATATTAAGTTTAAAGTACGAGACTGCACATTGTGTTAGTGTGAAATAAATCACTCAGTCACAAATCATACTCTTATGTTAATTATGATGTTTCACTCACAACTTTAAAACATGAGTTTTGTTCGTGAGTTAAATTAGCAAACTTTAAATAGTTGTAAGTAGAACAGAGGGATTTATAAACTGAATTAGATCTCTCAGCTTCAGAGTTTTTATATTGTTTCACTTTTGTCTGTGAGTAATGTGTTGATTccttttaaaatgcaaattaaaaaccaaaaaaagcaaTAACTTAAAATCTCAGTGCAGTGTTCTTACTCCAAAATAACAACTTGGATACCTTTTGAACAGCTCTGTGGTTATGTAGCATCAACTCAAGGTTGCAAGTTGATCTCTTTGTTTAACCTCTGTAGAATTAGCAGTTACTTAGTTCTTATCAGCTTATCTTGCAGTTGTAAAGCAGGGTTTTAAGTGCGAGCGTTTCTAAGTGCATGTCTGCATCTTTTCGCTGttgagctgttttgtttttgtgtttttattttgttttttcgtTCCTACCTGTGCAGTTCAGCTGGCCAGtgtcccctttttttctttctttctttcttttttttttttataaagtccTCAAAGAATAAATTGCCTCCACTTTTTCACCGCTCCCTTTCTCAGAGATCCCAGTGATGTGGACGTTCCATCCGGAAAACCAAACATTATGAGAAGTGCTCTGCACGCTGAGACTCTCTCGCAGTCAGTGGCGCCCATTACATCATCAGCAAGTCCTTATATGGGACTGTACAGGCTctacttctgtgtgtgtgtgtgtgtgtgtgtgtgtgtgtgtgtgtgtgtgtgtgtgtgtgtgtgtgtgtgtgtgtgtgtgtgtgtgtgtgtgtgtgttttttctggagTTCAGCCCACTGCAGATGAGGTCACCGTGTAGCCATGCCAAAGAGGCTAATGGGAAAGAGTGTGtgcttgtgcttgtgtgtgtgtgtgtgtgtgtgtgtgtgtgtgtgcgtgcgcaaaGAAAACTAAATCTTCAATCACCATTCAATCTAGGAAGGATAACACCCTCAGTTTGCAGGATTAGTTTAAGCAAACATGTTAACCATGCTACGTACATGCCAAACCTGgcttggcatgcagactgctttatGTATTGTGTTTGGAGTTTGAATAtgttttaagaagaaaaaacaagtttTGTGAGTTGTAGCTGCTTTGCCTGGGGCCCGATAACCTGACTGGGAGATGACATCATCAGTTCATCGGCCCTCAATTGCATCCACAtgtccctcttttttttctctcttttcaccaCATTCTTGctacccttttttaaaaaaaaaaaaaatatatatatatttttttgggggggggatttattttctctttctatgtttttgcttttagttttaaaaaggcaacttttctgtttttccccctttcttttGCCATCATCTGCTTCTGTTCTCGTTCATTACTGAAATCTGCATGCTTCGTGGAGCGAAGCAGGGTGGCTGTGAGAATAATGGAGTATAAACAGTTAGTCTCATCTGTCATAATTGAAAAGGGAGTAGGTGTTAATATTTTAGCTTGTTAGATGATAATGCTAAAACTGCTGCAGGAGACAAACAGAAATATAGGTTTGGTCATGTTCCCCTTTGGGAGCATTTATTTGCACTTTGTCTGCTAGTTAAAGCTTTCACTGCTAAATAaacttgtgttattttattttattttttctgtaaagcAAACTCATGTAGGTCTCgaatgaaagtttttttttgtttttgttttgttttttcatgagGCATGTCGCAATCTCACAAGAATTTAGAAAACAGCCAAAAAAGGTGCACTTAAACTTCACTTTTTAGCCATTTACGTTTGCAGGTTTATTCACACTAGGCATATTGAATTAAAGGCTAACCCCACTAAAATTATTATTCAGAGATAAAGATTCATATTTAAGcaaatgtacaaaaaatatTGTTTCTGCCAGCTCCTCATTCAGCAGATCTCTTCGTGTGATGTCAGCAGTATTTAGGTCTAGAATCTATCCCAGATCAGTTGTCTTAGTTTAACATGTGAATGCCTTCCATTTAGAGACACCATCTCCTCGTTAGAACCGACTCTGCAAGTTGCAtaacttggtgatgtaaggctgtATTCTGCGCCTGGTTGGTATTTGCTTTAATCCCTTAATTGCTTCATGGCAACTGTGGCTGCCTGTTTTAAAGACAGAGATAGCTGTGGTTGATAACATTTCATTTCtaattgtttttggtttgtaaTGGTGATTACTTATTGTTGGTACAGCTATTGTTGAGGAAGATTATCATGTTTTATTGAAATACTGAGTGGCATTTATAATATTTAGCCTGCCCTTATTTTTATAAATTGGAGCTTTTTTTGAGTTTAGGATTAATAGAGACCTGCTGTCTTAGGCTCTGTTAGTTTTAATAAAGTGTAGCCAGTAAAATAGCGACAGCTAAATCTATGCTGCAGTGTAAATGACTGGTAGTTCCTGAGTCATCAGACTTCTTTAGTCTGCAGTGGTCATTAGAAATTATACCTTGCCATTGGGTAATTaatgcaacacaaacagaaatttaatttttattttaaattcaaaaatgaaatggCCACCTCAGGCACACATAACGTTTTTCTTGGGGCTGAGatttatatttcttttcctttattCTCATTTGGGAGTTTAGTGTTAATTTGATAATCAAAATGCAGAGAGTTATGCCTGAAAATCAGCTCTTTAAGTTTTTAAAGTTCACTCCTTACTTCTAGCCCCTTGGTAGAAAACTGATCTTACCCAAGACTGGGAATGATAAAGGCTGTTAAAACCTTGTCTAAAAAATACTTTCACAGAAGACATTTCTCTTGTGGGAGAGAAATCCTCCTTATGCCTTCGAATATCTATGCACAGACCAACTCCCAAACCAGAGTTCACAAGGTCCTGTTTCGCTTGGAGGCGGAGCTGGCATTTCCATCACTTGTGTTCAATTACAAGTTTAATCCAATTCCTCAAAACTCATTTTTTTGggggaaagaaacaaaaaagcgCACAAGAAATGCCGATATGTAATATGCCCTTTATGCAAGTGGAGCACTCTCTTCTGTTTTCTTAGCTCTTGTTTTCACACAGGGGTACAGTTTAAACcttgatattttcttttctttgtatttcatttttaagcTGTTGCCTTGGACAAATCCTTCTGTTTTCTAAGCAGTGCTGTGAAGGGTCATAGAAATGGCACATTGGAAATGCAAGAAGAAAAGCAGCTGCTTAGTCTGTCTTGGCTTTCTTCCCTTCATTTatcaaaatgtttaataaaattgAAGAAGTATGACTAAACTGACCTCATCTGCTCACTATAGCTAATAAATGGGCCCAACAGCTTGTGATCAGGCCAGCACTTCTCCTCTGAGTTGATTCTCTGCCAGACTCTTAATTTATGGTCATCTTCTGACACTTCATTGGCTGAGCAGGCAGATGGTGGATGCGTTTGAGTGAGGGACGAACAGCacatctgcaggtttctgcTTTGGCACAGCCACGTTTTCTGTGGCCTTTTTCTTCTAGTACTCTAGTAATTCAGGTAATACAGGAATAACATGTTTACTTTTTCATAAAACCTGGTACAAGGATTACTACTGATGTATGCGACGTATCTGTTGCATCTATGTGGTGTGAAGTTCCGAAAAcataattattttgtttattaacCCTGCAATACAATAACTCGAAGTAAAACAGTGTTAATTATGGCTTGAACCACTTGGCTTAAGAGAAAATGTGAGCTACAAAGAGtcctctttcttcctttgtgaAAAACCCAAGACAGACTTGATTGATGGTGAGTTGGCAGCCAGTGAATTACTAAAATTAAGAATAGAAGAAGCTATTCAAGTCCTCTCCAACTGTGTTTAATAGCAATTTATCAAACAACTCCTCTTATGTCCACAGGCATTTTACACATGAGGCTGATGCTGGATTAGCCAGGTAAGCCGCATTGTTTTGACTGGGCACCAAGAGTCTGCTCTGAAGCTAGCGCTAATGGGATCACAGTTTTACCGTCTGGAGTCGAGCTGTTT from Archocentrus centrarchus isolate MPI-CPG fArcCen1 chromosome 21, fArcCen1, whole genome shotgun sequence carries:
- the LOC115800093 gene encoding filamin A-interacting protein 1-like isoform X1, whose protein sequence is MQGKRERWEGRHTREGLSCDDMLFLLSILEGELQARDEVIAVLKSEKTDSGLLGTHYGFSRQKMVLRALQRDSLWAQQDHLQNVYERPNAELKHLAEAHKRSSTQMMKQLQEVTCSYNEALHRLEEQEKSHRAFICKSNSLSTLLKQDRERLKLLLVKEREYQEIKEKKNERDVSILKKELAKLKGFALLVVKEQQRLSKLLEEQKRCTKELTAITDQIEQSVSASKPRAKVEEELKSLHIGVEHHNQLSIFHQSQNTMTALSLLSEVEVLRRRVVQMEGKDEELIRMADQCRDLDNRLAKETSNCRSLKAEVDKLNGRISELDRMEEALGKSKQDCSILKHSLEQERQVNKMLSDELDTLRRKIRELEAAESRLEKSEMVVRQDLGKLRSLTVALVDDRKAMAEKLRQAEEKLHRKEGKRNEHSNLATLTEKLREDRLQAMRSQVDLEEKIKGIVKEKDHLQDRLNKEEERNRELQNKVTIMKKKLQVLENRKEKEEKYSFTSIPNNTAYYCQTEDNKVKELTRELEKLQKRLQDKEMLEGELMKLEEDFESLEKRFHEEHRRTQALTEELEVAKRELSRYEQAEKQEVNQEHLLLCRLQKEQVKSRLLTREVDSLKEKLQKLMGTEESICRMQVDQSALQSKLSQQEAKNKELAREMKELTAELDRYRQINSLGANKHIAVRDQTTREVQTEPAQSLLPDYRRHSKRLDEPNSDTDPNHNIEIINRRSSPVSSLNSWNSTNNNLSQDSSHSGTDMHPTVNGEVMMLTHTPGQPLHIKVTPHHILNTSTLEISCPTGDTATSYTSTAVIPTSGASPKQRITIIQNPKTPTSSPDRAVSPLNGAPMSLVLSPNSSRSVTPDHNSSPIQIVTVRSCSPEPTEVTDQTIFCKIPEQQNGWHHQRSSTPDTSPSIITTEDSKIHIHLGSPYIQPRHGMTHNFPQPIGPYYVRHEQRTQVLTNGCHVKGVGKITSSITISPANSPGS
- the LOC115800093 gene encoding filamin A-interacting protein 1-like isoform X2; this encodes MVLRALQRDSLWAQQDHLQNVYERPNAELKHLAEAHKRSSTQMMKQLQEVTCSYNEALHRLEEQEKSHRAFICKSNSLSTLLKQDRERLKLLLVKEREYQEIKEKKNERDVSILKKELAKLKGFALLVVKEQQRLSKLLEEQKRCTKELTAITDQIEQSVSASKPRAKVEEELKSLHIGVEHHNQLSIFHQSQNTMTALSLLSEVEVLRRRVVQMEGKDEELIRMADQCRDLDNRLAKETSNCRSLKAEVDKLNGRISELDRMEEALGKSKQDCSILKHSLEQERQVNKMLSDELDTLRRKIRELEAAESRLEKSEMVVRQDLGKLRSLTVALVDDRKAMAEKLRQAEEKLHRKEGKRNEHSNLATLTEKLREDRLQAMRSQVDLEEKIKGIVKEKDHLQDRLNKEEERNRELQNKVTIMKKKLQVLENRKEKEEKYSFTSIPNNTAYYCQTEDNKVKELTRELEKLQKRLQDKEMLEGELMKLEEDFESLEKRFHEEHRRTQALTEELEVAKRELSRYEQAEKQEVNQEHLLLCRLQKEQVKSRLLTREVDSLKEKLQKLMGTEESICRMQVDQSALQSKLSQQEAKNKELAREMKELTAELDRYRQINSLGANKHIAVRDQTTREVQTEPAQSLLPDYRRHSKRLDEPNSDTDPNHNIEIINRRSSPVSSLNSWNSTNNNLSQDSSHSGTDMHPTVNGEVMMLTHTPGQPLHIKVTPHHILNTSTLEISCPTGDTATSYTSTAVIPTSGASPKQRITIIQNPKTPTSSPDRAVSPLNGAPMSLVLSPNSSRSVTPDHNSSPIQIVTVRSCSPEPTEVTDQTIFCKIPEQQNGWHHQRSSTPDTSPSIITTEDSKIHIHLGSPYIQPRHGMTHNFPQPIGPYYVRHEQRTQVLTNGCHVKGVGKITSSITISPANSPGS